A single Sulfurimonas sp. hsl 1-7 DNA region contains:
- the waaF gene encoding lipopolysaccharide heptosyltransferase II translates to MRILVVLPNWLGDAVMATPAIELLGKYYPDAKFTFIGSYVSIEALKHHPLCESAIVDETKKASSRLAATYKLAKQLGRFDLAITFRNQIHSSTLLRFTDTVLTLARRSWHSQLLLSHTPKIKTNQHLVQQYSELAMVNVDNYDGEVPALKLYIEPNSFEKPTLGINAGATYGSAKRWYPERFAQVAGYFKDKYDILIFGGPNEVEMAKEIEENLISLGVTNYKNIAGKTTIEELCANIAGCSLFITNDSGPMHVAAAYQVPTVTIFGPTKYKETSQWKNEKSVIVRHEMDCSPCMKRECPLKHHDCMKSITASEVIEAVKSLEL, encoded by the coding sequence ATGAGAATATTAGTAGTACTTCCAAACTGGCTAGGTGATGCGGTGATGGCTACACCGGCAATAGAACTTTTAGGAAAATATTATCCAGATGCTAAATTTACATTTATTGGAAGTTATGTAAGTATCGAAGCTCTCAAACACCATCCACTTTGTGAATCGGCGATCGTAGATGAAACAAAAAAAGCCTCTTCACGTTTGGCGGCTACTTATAAACTAGCAAAACAACTCGGTCGTTTTGATTTAGCAATTACATTCAGAAATCAGATCCATTCATCTACACTTTTGCGTTTTACAGATACAGTTCTAACCCTTGCACGAAGATCATGGCATTCGCAACTTTTACTTTCACATACACCTAAAATTAAAACAAACCAACATCTAGTGCAACAATATTCTGAGCTTGCGATGGTTAATGTCGACAACTATGATGGTGAAGTTCCAGCTCTTAAACTCTATATAGAGCCAAATAGTTTTGAAAAGCCTACTTTAGGTATCAATGCCGGAGCTACATACGGAAGTGCAAAACGGTGGTACCCTGAACGTTTTGCTCAAGTTGCCGGATACTTTAAAGATAAGTACGACATCTTAATTTTTGGTGGACCGAATGAAGTTGAGATGGCAAAAGAGATCGAAGAGAACCTTATCTCTTTAGGAGTTACAAATTATAAAAACATTGCAGGCAAGACTACGATCGAAGAGTTATGTGCAAATATCGCAGGCTGTTCATTATTTATTACAAATGACAGTGGTCCGATGCATGTAGCAGCTGCTTATCAAGTCCCAACTGTCACTATTTTCGGTCCAACAAAATATAAAGAAACTTCACAATGGAAAAACGAAAAAAGTGTAATTGTAAGACATGAGATGGATTGTAGTCCATGTATGAAGAGAGAATGCCCGCTGAAGCATCATGATTGTATGAAAAGTATAACAGCTTCGGAAGTTATCGAAGCTGTTAAGTCTTTAGAACTTTAG
- a CDS encoding c-type cytochrome, which translates to MKKLLVASIAAAAVSTMAMAAPVNGKACAACHGANWEKHAMGKSKVVADMTHAEIADALKGYKAGTYGGPMKGVMKGQVAKYSDAELDAFSQTIGK; encoded by the coding sequence ATGAAAAAACTACTAGTTGCTTCAATCGCTGCTGCTGCAGTATCAACTATGGCTATGGCTGCACCTGTTAACGGTAAAGCTTGTGCAGCATGTCACGGTGCTAACTGGGAAAAACACGCAATGGGTAAATCTAAAGTTGTTGCAGATATGACTCATGCAGAAATTGCTGATGCTCTTAAAGGTTACAAAGCTGGTACTTACGGTGGACCAATGAAAGGTGTTATGAAAGGTCAAGTAGCTAAATACTCTGACGCTGAATTAGACGCTTTCTCACAAACTATCGGTAAATAA
- a CDS encoding glycosyl hydrolase has product MNEPFKWDNYSDQPAIIKDRNFKKKMRKKELFSLIKTVLLSLIILPLSVMAMPFVKRKIVDSKNFFTLGVDFQRESQKTLEYIDELGVESILLRCKLWEMESLDELISFTDNCKEKQITLKIMQDREHIEDLALLKDDLRKIFSTLSSNVDIFEIGTTINRAKWGFFSVDEYLKFFQVAYDLKNDEFPDLNLIGSDVIDFEYHFTAHTLFNFFKLKYDGIASLLYVDRRGAPENIQLGFTLSDKIALLGSMITLSPKAEHKLYITETNWPIQGTAPYAPTSEYECISEDMYANYMLRYYLLAFASQQVDYVSWHQLIAPGYGLIDNRDGLKKREAFNTYAYMVKTLKNAQFLRLDIKRDYYILQAWVDEQLLQIHWSLKDTTLKNEDFFEVYDKNGIAIEDERLKIGASPLYIFITEEVGEKVNCL; this is encoded by the coding sequence ATGAATGAACCTTTTAAGTGGGATAACTATTCCGATCAACCGGCAATTATAAAAGATAGAAACTTTAAAAAGAAAATGAGAAAAAAAGAGCTTTTCTCATTAATAAAAACAGTACTGCTCTCCCTAATCATCCTCCCCCTTTCCGTAATGGCTATGCCATTTGTCAAGAGAAAAATAGTAGATTCTAAAAACTTTTTTACTTTAGGTGTTGATTTTCAAAGAGAAAGCCAAAAAACTTTAGAGTATATAGATGAACTGGGTGTTGAGAGTATCTTACTTAGATGTAAACTTTGGGAGATGGAAAGCTTAGATGAGCTGATAAGCTTTACAGATAACTGTAAAGAGAAACAAATTACACTAAAAATTATGCAAGATCGGGAGCATATTGAAGATTTAGCACTATTAAAAGATGATCTAAGAAAGATCTTCTCTACCTTATCTTCAAATGTAGATATCTTTGAGATTGGTACTACGATCAATCGTGCAAAATGGGGCTTTTTCAGTGTTGATGAATATCTCAAATTTTTTCAAGTTGCCTATGATCTTAAAAATGATGAATTTCCGGATCTAAATCTGATAGGGAGTGATGTCATTGATTTTGAGTACCATTTCACAGCCCATACCCTCTTTAACTTTTTTAAATTAAAATACGACGGTATTGCATCGCTTCTTTATGTCGATAGACGCGGTGCCCCTGAGAATATACAACTTGGATTTACACTCTCAGATAAAATAGCGCTTCTTGGAAGTATGATCACTTTGAGTCCAAAAGCAGAACATAAACTCTACATTACTGAAACAAACTGGCCGATTCAAGGTACTGCACCTTATGCACCCACAAGTGAATATGAGTGTATCAGTGAAGATATGTATGCAAACTATATGTTGCGTTACTATCTTTTAGCTTTTGCATCTCAACAGGTAGATTATGTCTCTTGGCATCAGTTAATCGCACCGGGTTACGGCCTTATTGACAACAGAGACGGGCTCAAAAAACGTGAAGCATTTAATACATATGCTTATATGGTTAAAACGCTTAAAAATGCTCAGTTCCTAAGACTTGATATAAAAAGAGACTATTACATACTTCAAGCATGGGTAGATGAACAACTTCTACAGATACACTGGTCATTAAAAGATACGACACTTAAAAATGAAGATTTTTTTGAAGTGTACGATAAAAATGGTATTGCGATCGAAGATGAGAGATTAAAGATCGGTGCTTCGCCACTGTATATTTTTATAACTGAAGAAGTTGGAGAAAAGGTGAATTGTTTATGA
- a CDS encoding asparaginase domain-containing protein, with product MLILNSGGTFNKRYNDKSGELEVPYDNLAIDEILAASKVNYLMAGVVYKDSLDMDIEDRKRIAQIISQSDEAEFVIVHGTDTMDVTAEFLDQIFDDRVIVLTGAMKPFSIEKAEASFNLGMSIGFAEHQENAGVYICMNGKIAPWNKIKKNRELGKFEIVR from the coding sequence ATGTTGATTCTCAATAGTGGAGGAACATTTAACAAACGTTATAATGATAAAAGCGGTGAGTTAGAAGTCCCATATGATAATTTAGCTATAGATGAGATATTGGCAGCTTCAAAAGTAAACTATTTGATGGCTGGTGTTGTTTATAAAGATAGTTTGGATATGGACATAGAAGACAGAAAAAGAATTGCACAAATTATATCTCAAAGCGACGAAGCTGAATTTGTCATAGTACATGGTACTGATACTATGGATGTAACGGCAGAGTTTCTGGACCAAATTTTTGATGACAGGGTAATTGTACTAACAGGTGCAATGAAACCTTTTAGTATAGAAAAAGCAGAAGCTAGTTTCAACTTAGGAATGTCTATAGGATTTGCTGAACATCAGGAGAATGCAGGAGTCTATATCTGTATGAACGGAAAAATTGCTCCTTGGAATAAAATAAAGAAAAATAGAGAATTAGGGAAGTTTGAAATTGTCAGATAA
- the rfaE1 gene encoding D-glycero-beta-D-manno-heptose-7-phosphate kinase, translating to MKILVVGDLMIDHYLWGSCERISPEAPVQVVDVAKETSVLGGAGNVINNLKSLGAEVSVASVIGNDENGAELTRMLQDISVDTSNLVIQEGRHTSKKSRIIAVSQQILRYDKESKDDILPTSTKDIVESLKNELEDFDAIILSDYGKGVLTEELCQAIISLAKSKNKKVLVDPKGKDFSKYKGAYLLTPNKKEAQLATAIDIIDENSLTDALLKLKQECDLDISMITLSEDGIATYDEKLHISPTVAKEVFDVTGAGDTVIASMAYALSLGKSIEDAAAFANLAAGVVVGKIGSATVTIDEIKEYEASLHKSTSDAHIKSFEDIKRLVDRYKANGKKVVFTNGCFDILHVGHVKYLQVAKSFGDILIVGLNSDESVSRLKGPTRPVNIAEDRAYLLAALEAVDFVVPFEDDTPYELIKLIEPDVLVKGGDYEGKVVVGTEFAKELKLVDFVDGKSTTKTIEKIQGQTC from the coding sequence ATGAAAATACTTGTTGTCGGTGATTTAATGATTGACCACTATTTGTGGGGCTCTTGTGAACGTATCTCTCCGGAAGCACCAGTTCAAGTGGTCGATGTTGCAAAAGAAACATCAGTACTTGGCGGTGCCGGAAATGTTATAAATAACCTTAAATCTTTAGGTGCAGAGGTAAGTGTAGCGAGTGTAATCGGTAATGATGAAAATGGGGCTGAACTGACTCGTATGCTTCAAGATATATCAGTAGATACTTCTAACTTGGTGATCCAAGAGGGACGTCATACTTCAAAAAAATCTCGTATCATTGCTGTGAGTCAACAGATACTTCGTTATGACAAAGAGTCAAAAGATGATATCTTACCTACATCAACAAAAGACATTGTAGAGTCTTTAAAAAATGAACTAGAAGATTTTGATGCAATTATTTTATCTGATTACGGCAAAGGTGTTTTAACAGAAGAATTATGTCAAGCTATTATCTCTTTAGCTAAGTCAAAAAATAAAAAAGTACTTGTTGATCCAAAAGGGAAAGATTTTTCTAAATATAAGGGTGCTTACCTTTTGACACCAAATAAAAAAGAAGCACAACTTGCTACAGCGATAGATATTATCGATGAAAACTCTTTGACAGATGCACTTTTAAAATTAAAACAAGAGTGTGATCTTGATATCTCTATGATTACGTTAAGTGAAGACGGTATTGCGACATATGATGAAAAACTGCATATCTCACCAACTGTTGCAAAAGAGGTTTTTGATGTAACTGGTGCGGGTGATACGGTAATTGCATCTATGGCATATGCACTGAGTCTTGGCAAATCGATCGAAGATGCTGCAGCATTTGCAAATCTAGCAGCAGGTGTAGTTGTTGGAAAAATTGGTAGTGCTACTGTGACTATAGATGAGATTAAAGAGTATGAAGCCTCTTTACATAAATCTACATCTGATGCACATATTAAGAGTTTTGAAGATATTAAACGTCTTGTTGACAGATATAAAGCTAATGGGAAAAAAGTAGTATTTACAAACGGCTGTTTTGACATCTTACACGTTGGACATGTAAAGTATCTACAAGTTGCAAAAAGTTTTGGAGATATCCTAATTGTTGGTCTAAACTCAGATGAATCAGTTTCACGTCTTAAGGGGCCAACTCGTCCTGTAAACATTGCTGAAGACAGAGCGTACTTACTTGCGGCTTTGGAAGCGGTTGACTTTGTTGTACCATTTGAGGATGATACACCGTATGAGCTTATTAAACTGATTGAGCCAGATGTATTGGTCAAGGGTGGAGATTATGAAGGTAAAGTTGTTGTCGGAACAGAATTTGCTAAAGAATTAAAACTCGTTGACTTTGTCGATGGCAAAAGTACGACAAAAACCATAGAAAAAATTCAAGGACAGACATGTTAA
- the ccoS gene encoding cbb3-type cytochrome oxidase assembly protein CcoS — MDNWVVAMMLGASLLLGGVALIAFLWGLKNGQFDDEEKFLNAVKFDNEEDLNDAINQEKKKEELRKKVYKPE, encoded by the coding sequence ATGGATAACTGGGTTGTAGCAATGATGTTAGGGGCTTCATTACTTTTAGGTGGTGTGGCACTTATCGCTTTTTTATGGGGATTAAAAAATGGTCAATTTGATGATGAAGAAAAATTTTTAAATGCTGTTAAGTTTGATAATGAAGAAGATTTAAATGATGCAATCAATCAAGAAAAAAAGAAAGAAGAGTTAAGAAAAAAAGTTTATAAACCGGAATAG
- the gmhB gene encoding D-glycero-beta-D-manno-heptose 1,7-bisphosphate 7-phosphatase has product MHKALFLDRDGVINTEKEYLYKIEDFEFIEGIFELCNYYQSKGYKIFVVTNQSGIARGFYTENDFTLLSNWMINEFKDNGVNITDIYHCPHHPNFSDACICRKPEAGMLLQAAKEYDIDLKNSIIVGDKERDIEAGLNAGLQTTYLFDESKKVNRSKATKIVSTLKEIIDVDSQ; this is encoded by the coding sequence ATGCATAAAGCTTTATTTTTAGACCGTGACGGTGTTATAAATACAGAGAAAGAATATCTTTATAAAATAGAAGATTTCGAATTTATTGAGGGTATTTTTGAACTGTGTAATTACTACCAATCTAAAGGTTATAAAATTTTTGTAGTTACAAATCAATCTGGAATTGCCAGAGGTTTTTATACTGAAAATGATTTTACTTTGTTGTCAAATTGGATGATAAATGAGTTTAAAGATAATGGTGTTAATATAACAGATATATACCATTGTCCTCACCACCCAAATTTTTCTGATGCGTGCATATGTAGAAAACCTGAAGCCGGAATGTTATTGCAAGCAGCTAAAGAGTATGATATTGATTTAAAAAACTCCATAATAGTTGGAGATAAAGAGAGAGATATCGAAGCTGGACTAAATGCTGGTTTACAAACGACTTATCTCTTTGATGAGTCAAAAAAGGTTAACAGATCAAAAGCTACAAAAATTGTATCAACTTTAAAGGAGATCATAGATGTTGATTCTCAATAG
- a CDS encoding D-sedoheptulose-7-phosphate isomerase, whose product MKEYIKDQIKKSYETKQAIYENDALISKIEELAKKCVELYQTNKKTILAGNGGSAADAQHIAAELVGRYGFDRASIPSLALTTDTSNLTAIGNDYGYDYIFSRQLEGMGQEGDIFIGISTSGNSINLLKAFESAKKKGIYTVALTGKDGGQMAKDADMAIVVPSNSTPRIQESHILIGHILCDIIEQEIFGDGIKTTIDA is encoded by the coding sequence AAGCTATTTATGAAAATGATGCTTTAATTTCTAAAATTGAAGAGTTGGCCAAAAAGTGTGTTGAACTATATCAAACAAACAAAAAAACTATACTTGCGGGTAATGGTGGAAGTGCAGCTGATGCACAACATATTGCAGCTGAATTAGTTGGTAGATATGGATTTGACAGAGCTTCTATACCATCTTTAGCACTAACTACAGATACATCAAACTTAACAGCTATTGGAAATGATTACGGATATGATTATATTTTTTCACGTCAGCTTGAAGGTATGGGTCAAGAAGGGGATATCTTTATAGGTATATCTACATCTGGAAATTCAATTAATTTATTAAAAGCTTTTGAATCGGCTAAGAAAAAAGGTATTTATACTGTTGCACTGACAGGTAAAGATGGTGGTCAAATGGCCAAGGATGCGGATATGGCTATTGTAGTACCATCAAATTCTACACCGCGTATTCAAGAATCTCATATTTTAATCGGTCATATCCTTTGTGATATTATAGAACAAGAGATATTTGGGGACGGAATCAAGACAACTATAGATGCATAA
- a CDS encoding YfaZ family outer membrane protein, with protein sequence MLKKITILSVCAASAFALHTAEININDKDLEVGAQFDMGQFNDTVEPNTIFVGARFLNADADHSEQDNANIDPLLEANILMMKEVGNSGFKLGMGAKLNYTQVGSLDFISIPLGVEGSYTISAKEFVPMHLNAAVYYAPQVLAMKDADSYLETRISFDLEVIPNGNITLGYRNIETNYDVSNGDFRYNRSGYVGFKLKF encoded by the coding sequence ATGTTAAAAAAAATAACAATCTTAAGTGTTTGTGCAGCATCTGCATTTGCACTTCACACTGCAGAGATTAATATTAATGATAAAGATTTAGAAGTTGGAGCACAGTTTGATATGGGGCAGTTCAACGATACAGTTGAACCAAATACTATATTTGTTGGTGCTAGATTTTTAAATGCTGATGCAGACCACTCAGAACAGGATAATGCAAATATAGATCCACTTCTTGAGGCAAATATTTTGATGATGAAAGAGGTTGGTAATAGTGGTTTTAAACTCGGTATGGGTGCAAAATTGAATTATACTCAAGTAGGTTCACTTGACTTCATTTCTATCCCTTTAGGTGTAGAAGGCTCATATACAATTTCAGCAAAAGAGTTTGTACCTATGCATTTAAATGCTGCTGTATATTATGCTCCACAAGTTTTAGCAATGAAGGATGCAGATAGTTATTTAGAGACTAGAATCAGCTTCGATCTAGAAGTGATTCCAAACGGAAATATTACTTTAGGGTACAGAAATATAGAAACTAACTATGATGTATCAAATGGTGATTTTAGATATAATCGTTCTGGATATGTAGGTTTTAAACTAAAGTTCTAA
- a CDS encoding heavy metal translocating P-type ATPase: protein MSDKIACDHCHLEFSPDVMIKDGEHYFCCNGCQGVYHLLTDEGLDSFYDKAKNVKLAPPTLQYEDSSNFNAPAFYDKFVKINSDGFSEVSLIIEGIHCSACVWLNEKALHKMDGVVEANINFTNNKAHIVWADDVVKLSQIIDMIRAIGYNAFPYDASLQEAHANKVRKDYYLRMAVAIFAAMNVMWIAVAQYAGYFTGITQEMKTILNIAEGVLATPVLFYSGWVFFRGAYYGLRNKVVNMDLLVATGALLTYVYSVYITVMERGEAYFDSVSMIITFVLIGKFLEVLSKKSAVDTLDVIGKHLPSEVKVLQNGKIESIKLEDISVGDIVVVSSGERVLIDGEILKGEGSFDESNLTGESEPIYKKIGDKVISGTISIDADVQYKATKDFEHSTLSNLVTLLESAINKKPKIEQLANKLSEHFSTTILALSFITFFVWWLWPHDFETALMVGISVIIIACPCALGLATPVATLVGLSLGAKKGILFKEAAQLETMAKADVLVLDKTGTLTHGKPEVVKENIFHEFDKTVLYSLVKTSKHPVAQGVKKFVQAEDEILFDEYMQIPAKGIVARVNGSLIVGGNYKLMQENGVESSFESDKTLFYFAIDKKIVAVYELEDKIKDGAKELVDTLHTKGIETVMLTGDHQKSALYVGEKVGISQIHFELTPEEKLAFIDKLHKDEKVVVMVGDGVNDILALAKADIGIVMGSGSDIAIDVGDVVLLNDSLRSLLDSFKIAKTTFTLIKQNFAISLVYNGITIPLAMAGLIIPLVAAISMSVSSLLVVGNSMRIKMKWNK from the coding sequence TTGTCAGATAAGATAGCGTGTGACCATTGTCATTTAGAGTTTAGCCCGGATGTAATGATTAAAGACGGTGAACACTATTTTTGTTGTAATGGTTGTCAAGGTGTCTACCATCTATTAACTGATGAAGGACTTGATAGTTTTTATGATAAAGCAAAAAATGTTAAACTAGCTCCTCCTACACTACAATATGAAGACTCTTCTAATTTTAACGCACCTGCATTTTATGATAAGTTTGTAAAAATAAATAGTGATGGATTCTCTGAAGTATCATTGATAATTGAGGGTATCCATTGTTCTGCTTGTGTATGGCTAAATGAAAAGGCACTTCATAAAATGGATGGAGTTGTTGAGGCTAATATCAATTTTACAAATAACAAAGCACATATAGTATGGGCTGATGATGTTGTAAAACTTTCTCAAATTATAGATATGATTCGTGCTATCGGTTATAATGCTTTTCCTTATGATGCTTCATTACAAGAGGCACATGCTAACAAAGTGAGAAAAGATTACTATCTTCGCATGGCAGTTGCTATTTTTGCGGCAATGAATGTTATGTGGATAGCAGTTGCACAATATGCTGGATATTTTACCGGGATTACCCAAGAGATGAAGACTATTTTAAATATAGCAGAAGGTGTGCTTGCTACACCTGTACTTTTTTATAGTGGATGGGTGTTCTTTAGAGGTGCATATTATGGACTACGTAATAAAGTTGTCAATATGGATCTACTTGTTGCGACAGGTGCTCTGTTAACGTATGTATATTCTGTATATATTACCGTAATGGAGCGTGGAGAGGCCTATTTTGACTCTGTAAGTATGATCATTACTTTTGTTCTCATCGGAAAATTTTTAGAAGTTCTTAGTAAAAAAAGTGCAGTAGATACTTTAGATGTCATAGGTAAACATTTACCTAGTGAAGTAAAAGTGCTTCAAAACGGGAAGATTGAATCAATTAAATTGGAAGATATTTCTGTCGGAGATATTGTCGTTGTAAGTTCGGGTGAGCGAGTATTGATCGATGGAGAGATACTCAAAGGTGAAGGCTCTTTTGACGAATCAAACTTAACTGGTGAAAGTGAACCTATTTATAAAAAAATAGGAGATAAGGTAATAAGTGGAACAATCAGTATAGATGCTGATGTCCAGTATAAAGCGACAAAAGATTTTGAACACTCTACACTTTCAAATTTAGTTACTTTACTAGAAAGCGCGATCAACAAAAAACCAAAAATAGAACAACTTGCCAATAAACTCTCAGAACATTTCTCTACAACTATTTTAGCTTTATCATTTATAACATTCTTTGTTTGGTGGTTATGGCCTCATGATTTTGAGACAGCTTTAATGGTAGGTATATCTGTTATTATTATCGCCTGTCCTTGTGCATTGGGACTAGCGACTCCTGTTGCAACATTAGTGGGGCTGAGTCTTGGTGCAAAAAAAGGGATACTTTTTAAAGAAGCTGCACAGTTAGAGACTATGGCAAAAGCAGATGTGCTTGTGCTTGATAAAACAGGAACATTGACACATGGAAAACCTGAAGTTGTAAAAGAAAATATTTTTCATGAGTTTGATAAAACAGTTTTATACTCCCTTGTAAAAACTTCTAAACATCCGGTTGCTCAGGGTGTAAAAAAATTTGTTCAGGCAGAAGATGAAATACTTTTTGATGAATATATGCAGATCCCTGCAAAAGGTATAGTCGCAAGAGTTAATGGTTCACTTATAGTAGGTGGTAATTATAAACTTATGCAGGAAAATGGAGTTGAGAGTAGTTTTGAAAGTGATAAGACGCTTTTTTATTTTGCTATAGATAAAAAGATTGTAGCGGTTTACGAGCTTGAAGATAAAATCAAAGATGGTGCAAAAGAGTTAGTAGATACATTACATACTAAAGGTATAGAAACTGTTATGCTTACAGGTGACCATCAAAAATCTGCACTATACGTAGGAGAGAAAGTTGGAATATCTCAAATACATTTTGAACTCACGCCAGAAGAAAAACTAGCTTTTATAGATAAACTTCATAAAGACGAGAAAGTTGTAGTGATGGTTGGTGATGGTGTCAACGATATCCTAGCTCTTGCTAAAGCAGATATAGGAATTGTTATGGGAAGCGGAAGTGATATTGCGATAGATGTAGGTGACGTAGTATTATTGAATGACTCACTTAGGTCTTTACTTGACTCATTTAAGATCGCAAAGACTACATTTACATTAATCAAGCAAAATTTTGCTATCTCTTTAGTATATAACGGTATTACTATTCCTCTCGCAATGGCAGGTTTAATTATTCCATTGGTAGCTGCTATCTCGATGAGTGTAAGTTCACTACTTGTTGTAGGAAACTCTATGAGAATTAAGATGAAGTGGAACAAGTAA
- the rfaD gene encoding ADP-glyceromanno-heptose 6-epimerase translates to MRYIEDDLKDKTILITGGAGFIGSNLAFYFQHNHPEAKVVVLDCFRSGETLSNGNLKSFGHFKNLIGFNGEVISGDINDQDLLLTLEADYKFDYIFHEAAISDTTALEQDLMIKTNVNAFKDLLDLAVAHKANMIYASSAATYGGSDTFKVGHEEPNNVYGFSKVMMDNIAYEYMKTSDISIVGLRYFNVYGPREYFKNTTASMVLQFGHQLLSGKNPRLFDGSDKILRDFIYIEDIIQANIKAMAPKKSGVYNVGTGKARSFQDIVDILQSELGTTLTCEYIPNPYVGSYQFFTQADIEDTKEFLGYAPAYEMEGGIKAYVAEIKRIYETEVKK, encoded by the coding sequence ATGAGATACATTGAAGATGATTTAAAAGATAAAACTATACTTATTACAGGTGGTGCAGGATTTATTGGGAGTAATTTAGCTTTTTACTTTCAACACAATCATCCAGAGGCAAAAGTTGTAGTATTGGATTGCTTTAGAAGTGGTGAAACATTAAGTAATGGGAACTTAAAATCTTTTGGACATTTTAAAAATTTAATAGGTTTTAACGGTGAAGTAATTAGTGGTGATATAAATGATCAAGACCTTCTCCTTACATTAGAAGCTGACTATAAATTTGACTATATTTTTCATGAAGCAGCGATCTCTGATACTACAGCGTTAGAACAAGACTTAATGATTAAAACAAATGTAAATGCTTTCAAAGATCTACTAGATCTTGCTGTTGCGCATAAAGCAAATATGATTTATGCTTCTTCAGCTGCTACATACGGTGGTAGTGATACTTTTAAAGTTGGTCATGAAGAACCAAATAATGTGTACGGATTTTCAAAAGTGATGATGGATAATATTGCTTATGAATATATGAAAACAAGTGATATCTCTATAGTCGGTCTTAGATACTTTAATGTTTACGGTCCAAGAGAGTACTTTAAAAATACGACTGCTTCAATGGTTTTACAGTTTGGTCACCAGCTTTTGAGCGGAAAAAATCCTCGTTTGTTTGACGGAAGTGATAAAATTTTAAGAGATTTTATTTATATCGAGGATATTATCCAGGCAAATATTAAAGCGATGGCACCGAAGAAAAGCGGTGTATATAATGTTGGGACAGGGAAAGCTAGAAGTTTTCAGGATATCGTAGATATATTACAAAGTGAGTTAGGAACTACACTTACTTGTGAATATATTCCAAACCCTTATGTAGGTTCATATCAGTTTTTTACACAGGCAGACATTGAAGATACGAAAGAGTTTTTAGGATATGCTCCGGCATATGAGATGGAAGGCGGTATCAAAGCCTATGTTGCTGAGATTAAACGTATTTATGAAACAGAAGTGAAAAAATAG